One genomic window of Meles meles chromosome 15, mMelMel3.1 paternal haplotype, whole genome shotgun sequence includes the following:
- the MXD1 gene encoding max dimerization protein 1: MAAAVRMNIQMLLEAADYLERREREAEHGYASMLPYNNKDRDALKRRNKSKKNNSSSRSTHNEMEKNRRAHLRLCLEKLKGLVPLGPESNRHTTLSLLTKAKLHIKKLEDCDRKAIHQIDQLQREQRHLKRQLEKLGIERIRMDSIGSTVSSERSDSDREEIDVDVESTDYLTGDLDWSSSSVSDSDERGSMQSLGSDEGYSSSSMKRIKLQDNHKTCLGL; the protein is encoded by the exons ATGGCGGCGGCGGTTCGGATGAACATCCAGATGCTGCTGGAGGCGGCTGACTACCTGGAGCGGCGGGAGAGAG AAGCTGAACATGGTTATGCCTCCATGTTACCATACAATAACAAGGACAGAGATGCCTTAAAACGGAGGAACAAATCCAAGAAGAATAACAGCAGTAGCAG ATCAACTCACAATGAAATGGAGAAGAATAG GCGGGCCCATCTTCGCTTGTGCCTGGAGAAGTTGAAGGGGCTAGTTCCGCTTGGGCCAGAATCGAACCGACACACTACGTTGAGTTTATTGACAAAAGCCAAATTGCACATAAAG AAACTTGAAGATTGTGACAGAAAAGCCATTCACCAAATAGACCAGCTTCAGCGAGAGCAGCGGCACCTGAAGCGGCAGCTGGAGAAGCTGGGCATCGAGAGGATACGGATGGACAGCATCGGCTCCACTGTCTCCTCGGAGCGCTCGGACTCCGACAGGG AAGAGATCGACGTGGACGTTGAAAGCACAGACTATCTCACAGGCGACTTGGACTGGAGCAGCAGCAGCGTGAGCGACTCGGACGAGCGGGGCAGCATGCAGAGCCTGGGCAGTGACGAGGGCTACTCCAGCTCCAGCATGAAGAGAATAAAGCTCCAGGACAATCACAAGACGTGTCTGGGCCTCTGA